GTTATAGGGAACCATTTGACCGGGATGATTTTGCGCCGTGGCCAGGCGCGGCTCGCCGGGCGATGCGGGTCGCATCGGCCAACAGCCGCAACACCGCCACGGCGCAAAGGAACCCGGCCTTCGGTGGGCCAAATCGGCCCACCGGGTTCGTTGCGGCGCTCGCCCGATATCCCGTATCGCGCGTCGCGCCACGCCTGCCCGGATGAACCGATTTGGCCCATCGAATCGATTCCCTATAGTCATGAACCGCTCTAGGGCATGTCCATGTCGGCCGAATTCGTCCGCAGCCTGGTTCCCTTCGCGGTCGCCGCGGTGGCGGTCGTGCTGCTGCTCGGCCTGTGGAACATGCTGCGCGGCGGCAGCGGCAATCTATCGCAGAAGCTGATGCGCTGGCGCGTCGTTCTGCAATTCCTCGCCATCATCTTGATCATGGCGGCGCTCTATCTCGTTAGCTGATAGAAGAGACTCAGCTCATGGTCGTGCTCAACAAGATCTACACCCGCAGCGGCGACAAGGGGACGACGGTGCTGACGACCGGCGTCCGGGTGTCGAAATCCGACCTGCGCATCGCCGCCTACGGCACCGTCGACGAGACCAATGCCTGTATCGGCCTGGCCCGCATCCACACCGCGCAGGAAAAAAGGGTCGATCCGATGCTGGCGCGCATTCAGAACGACCTTTTCGATCTCGGCGCCGACCTGTCCACGCCCGAGGACGGGTCCGGCAAGCAGGCGCTGCGCGTCACCGAGCCGCAGGTGGCGCGACTCGAAGCGGAAATCGACGAGCTCAACGCCGCGCTTGCGCCGCTGCGCTCCTTCGTGCTGCCGGGGGGCACGCCGGCAGCCGCCGCCCTGCACCTTGCCCGCACCGTATGCCGGCGCGCGGAGCGACTGATCGTCGCGCTTGCGGCGCGCGAAGCGGAGAGCGTCGGCACCCCGGCGCTCAAATATGTCAACCGGCTTTCCGACTTCCTGTTCGTCGCTGCCCGCTACGTTAACGACCGCGGCGCCGGCGATGTCTTGTGGGTGCCGGGTAAGAACCGCTAAGCTCTGAATTCAGTCCGGCCGGGAGGCGATCATGGGCGGCACGTGCAATCGGAGGCATTGACGTGTTCGTACCGCTTTACGACGACAATCCGCTGCGTCACGTGCGCGCACAATTTGTGACCTACGCGCTGATCGCGGCCAACGTCTTCGTCTTCGTAGCGTTTCAGTCCGATCTGGTCGGCGCCGACGTCGAAGTCACGGCACTCAGCTTCGGCGTCATCCCGGCGGTGCTGATGGACGTCGAGGAGCTGGCGCCGGAATTCGTGATCATCCCTGCGCAGCTGACCCTTGTCACTTACATGTTCCTGCACGGAAGCTGGCTGCACCTGATCGGAAACATGCTGTTTCTGTGGGTTTTCGGCGACAATGTCGAGGATGCGACCGGCCATTTCCGGTTTCTCGTCTTCTACCTCGCCTGCGGCGCCTTCGCCGCGCTGGTCCACAGCGTGGTCCTGCCCGATTCCGAGCTGCCGCTGGTTGGCGCCAGCGGGGCGGTCGCCGGCGTCATCGCCGCCTATCTGATGCTGCACCCGAAAGTACGCATCTGGGTGCTCCTATTGTGGCGGATTCCGGTGCGTCTGTCGGCCATGTGGGTGCTCGGCGTGTGGGTCGCGATCCAAGTCTTCAACGCCTTGACCATCCGCGGCGACGAAGTCGCCTGGTGGGCCCATGTCGGCGGCCTTGCCGCCGGCACCACCCTAATTCTTTTCCTGCGCCGCCCGGGCGTTCCCCTGTTCGACAAGAACCTGGTGCGGACCGGCGTTTAGCGGTCCGCCTTTCCCGGATTTCGTGCCGTTGACACCCTGGGAATCGGCGATTACGGTCGCGCCGAGGGTTTACTGCACTGCAACATAAGGTCGCTTGGATGAAGATTCTGGTGCCGGTGAAGCGCGTCGTCGACTTCAACGTCAAGATCCGCGTCAGGTCCGACGGCTCTGGCGTCGAGCTCGCCAACGTCAAGATGTCGATGAACCCGTTCGACGAGATCGCCGTCGAGGAGGCGATCCGCCTCAGGGAGCGCGGCGTGGCGTCGGAGATCATCGCCGTTTCGATCGGCCCGGCCCAAGCGCAGGAGACGATCCGCACCGCGCTCGCCATGGGGGCCGACCGCGGCATCCTGGTCAAGACCGATCGGCCGGTGGAGCCGCTGGCGGTCGCCAAGATCCTGAAAGGCATCGCCGAGGCGGAGGGCCCGGAACTGATCATCCTCGGCAAGCAGGCGATCGACGACGACGCCAACCAGACCGGGCAGATGCTGGCTGCGCTCCTCGGCTGGGCCCAGGGCACCTTCGCCTCCAAGCTCGAGATTGCCGACGGCAAGGCGGCTATCACCCGCGAGATCGACGGAGGGTTGCAGACCGTGTCGCTGAAGACGCCGGCGGTGGTCACCACGGATCTGCGCCTCAACGAGCCGCGCTATGCCTCGCTCCCCAACATCATGAAGGCCAAGAAGAAGCCGATCGCCGAGAAGACGCCGGCCGATTACGGCGTCGACACGGCGCCGCGGCTGAAGGTGCTCAACACCGCCGAGCCGCCGTCCCGCCAGGCCGGCGTCAGGCTCGAATCGGCCGCCGAGCTGGTCGGCAAGCTGAAAAAAGAAGCCGGAGTGATCTGATGACCGTCCTGCTCGTCGCCGAACACGACAATCGGAGCCTGAAGGACGCCACCGCCAAGGCGCTGACGGCGGCAAGGCAGATCGGCGGCGGGGTGCATGTCCTCCTCGCCGGCCACAATTGCAGCCCCGCTGCCGAGGCGGCGGCAAAGCTCGACGGCGTCGACAAGGTGCTGGTGGCCGACCACGCCGCCTACGCCAACCAGCTCGCCGAACCGGTGGCGGCGTTGATCGTGCCGCTGATGGACGGCTACGACGCGCTCTTCGCCGCCGCGACGACGACCGGCAAGAACTTCATGCCGCGCGTTGCCGCGCTTCTCGACGTCATGCAGATCTCGGAGATCATTACGGTGGAGAGCGCCGACACCTTCACCCGCCCGATCTATGCCGGCAATGCCATCGAGACCGTGCAGTCGAGCGACCCCAAAAAGATCATCACCGTGCGTACCGCCGGCTTCCAGGCGTCGGAAAGCGGCGGCTCGGCGCCCATCGAAACCATTGCCGCGGCCGCCGATCCGGGCCTTTCGAGCTTTGTCGGCGAGGAGCTGTCGCAATCGAGCCGGCCGGAGCTGACGTCCGCAAGGATCATCATCTCGGGCGGGCGCGGCATCGCCTCGGGCGAGAATTTCCGGAAATATATCGAGCCGGTCGCCGACCGGCTGGGGGCGGCCATCGGCGCCAGCCGCGCCGCCGTCGATGCCGGCTACATCTCCAACGACCATCAGGTCGGCCAAACCGGAAAGGTCGTCGCGCCGGAACTGTACATCGCCGTCGGAATCTCGGGTGCCATCCAGCACCTCGCCGGCATGAAGGACTCAAAAATAATCGTCGCAATCAACAAGGATGAGGAAGCGCCGATCTTTCAGGTCGCCGACTACGGCCTGGTCGCCGATCTGTTCAAGGCATTGCCCGAACTCGACAACGCACTGGCCGAGGCTGGATACTGATGACCACAACCGCACTCCCGTTTCGCTCCGCCAACAAACGTGGTAGCGCACGTACGCTGCCTCCCAAACAGGCTATCGAGGATTTCCGAACCATGCCGAAGACAATAAAGAAAATAGCCGTGGTCGGCGCAGGCCAGATGGGCAACGGCATTGCCCATGTATGCGCCCTGGCCGGCCTGAAGGTGGCGCTCAACGACATATCCATCGAGCGAATCGAGTCGGGCCTGGCGACCATCAACGGCAACATGGGGCGTCAGGTCGCCTCCAAGCGTATCAGCGAGGCCGACCGGGACGCGGCGCTGAAGCGCATCGTGCCGGTCGCATCGCTCGCCGATCTTGGCGACTGCGACATGGTCATCGAGTCGGCGACCGAGGACGAGCAGATCAAGTGCAAGATCTTCGCCGAGCTGTGCCCGCATCTGAGGGACGACACGATCCTGGCTACCAACACCTCGTCGATCTCGATCACCCGGCTGGCGTCGGCGACCGACCGGCCGGAGCAGTTCATCGGCGTTCATTTCATGAATCCGGTGCCGGTGATGGAGCTGGTCGAGCTGGTGCGCGGCATCGCTACCGGCGACGAGACCTTCGAGATCGCGAAGAAATTCGCCATCGGGCTGGGCAAGACCGTCACGGTGGCCGAGGACTTCCCGGCCTTCATCGTCAACCGCATCCTCATGCCGATGATCAACGAGGCGGTCTACACGCTCTATGAGGGGGTCGGCTCGGTCGAGGCCATCGACACGGCGATGCGGCTCGGCGCCCACCACCCGATGGGACCGCTGCAACTCGCCGATTTCATCGGGCTCGACACCTGCCTGTCGATCATGCAGGTGCTCTATGAGGGGCTTGCCGATTCCAAATACCGGCCCTGCCCGCTGTTGGTGAAATATGTCGAGGCCGGCTGGCTCGGCCGCAAGACCCAGCGCGGCTTCTACGACTATCGCGGCGAGACGCCGGTCCCGACGCGCTAAGTCCCGCCGATCGCCGCCCGCAGCAGCGCCAGCGCGTCCTCGGACGCCCATTCCGCCGGCCCGGCCACGCGGGCGATCTCGCAGCCCTTGCCGTCGACGATGAGCGTCGTCGGCATGCCGATGGCGTTGACGGCGCGGAAGATCCTGGCCTCCGGGTCATGATAGTAGGCAAGGCTCTTCAGTCCGACCTCGCCATAGAAGGTCTTGCCCTTGTCCGGGCCGCCGAGGTCGAGATTGATCGCCACCACCTCGAAAGTCTCGCCGCCGAGCTCGGCCTGTAGCCGGTCGAGCGCCGGCATCTCCCGCTTGCACGGCGTGCACCAGGTCGCCCACAGATTGACGAGCACCGTGCGGCCCGCCCAATCGGCGAGCGCGCGCGGCGTTCCCGCTGCGTCGATGAAGGAGATTTCGGCGGCCGGCGCCGGCTCGTCGGCGACAAGGAGCGCCGCCATCTCGCCGCGCGCCAGCGGCTTCAGCGCGGCCGCGACCGTAGCCGAGGGATGGCACTCCGCAATCCCTTCGCCATTGCCTTGAGGCCATAAGGTCACGTATACCCCCGCCAGCATCAGGATCGCCGCCAGTCCGCCGCCGGCCAGGAGCCAGCGGTTGCGGCCCTTCCTGATCGGTCCTTCACTGTTCATCGCGCACTCCGGGCGGGACCCATGACGCACGAGACAAAGAGCAACACCATGTGGGGCGGCCGCTTCGCCGCCGGCCCGTCCGCGTTCATGGAAGAGTTCAACGCCTCCATCGCCTTCGACTGGCGTCTGTTCCGCCACGATATCGCCGGATCGAAGGCGCATGCGGCCATGTTGGCTCACCGCGGCATCATCGCGGCGCAAGATGCCCGTAAGATCGAACACGGTCTAGACACGATTTTGTCAGAGATCGAGGCCGGCAAATTCGATTTCAAGGCACGGCTCGAGGACATCCATCTGAACGTCGAGGCGCGGCTGAAGGAGCTGATCGGCGCACCGGCGGGCCGGCTGCACACGGCGCGCTCGCGCAACGACCAGGTGGCGACCGATCTCAAGCTCTATGTCCGCGACGCCATCGACGCGCTCGACGGCGCCTTGCGCGACTTTCAGCATGCGCTCGCCGCCAAGGCGCTCGCCCACGCCGGCGCCGTCATGCCCGGCTTCACCCATCTGCAATCGGCCCAGCCGGTGACCTTCGGCCATCATCTTCTCGCCTATGTGGAGATGGCCGGCCGCGACCGCGGCCGCCTCAAAGACGCCCGCAAGCGGCTCAACGAGAGCCCGCTCGGCGCCGCCGCGCTCGCCGGCACCTCCTTTCCCATCGACCGCGAGATGACGGCCGAAGCGCTTGGCTTCGACCGTCCGGCGGCGAATTCGCTCGATGCGGTCGCCGACCGCGACTTCGTGCTCGAAACGCTGGCGGCAGCGGGCATTGCCGCCCTGCACCTGTCGCGGCTCGCCGAGGAGATCGTGCTGTGGTCGACGCCGCAGTTCGGCTTCGTCAAGCTGTCCGACGCGTTCACGACCGGCTCGTCGATCATGCCGCAGAAGCGCAATCCGGACGCGGCCGAGCTGGTGCGCGCCAAGACCGGGCGCATTCTCGCCGCCTTCACCGGCCTTGCCCTGGTCATGAAGGGGCTGCCGCTCGCCTATTGCAAGGATCTGCAGGAGGACAAGGAGCCCGCCTTCGACGCCCTCGACACGCTGGCGCTGGCCCTTCAAGCCATGACCGGAATGGTCGAGGATATGGCGATCGACGCCAAGGCGATGCGCAAGGCGGCCGGCGCCGGCTACGCCACGGCGACGGATCTCGCCGACTGGCTGACGCGGGCGCTCGACTTGCCGTTCCGCGACGCCCACCAGGTCACCGGCCGGCTGGTCAAGCTCGCCGAGCAGCAGGGCAAGGCCCTGCACCGGCTTTCGCTTGCGGACATGCGGCAGGTCGCGCCGGCGATCACCGAGGACGTCTATTCGGTCCTCAGCGTCGACAAATCGGTGCGCAGCCGCACGAGCTATGGCGGCACGGCGCCGGCCAATGTGCGGCGCATGGCCCGGCGCTGGCTGAAGCGTCTCGGCAAGGAGCGGCCATGAGGACGCCTTTTTACGGATGCAAACCGAAATTCAGCCGATAAGATGTCGGCGGCAAGCGGGAGAGCGAGCGTGACGGCAAAGAGGAGAAAAGGCGCAGGGCGCGCGGTCGCAATCGGCCTCGTGGCGGCCGCACTTGCCCTTGCCGGGTGCGGGCGCAAGGGCAGTCTGGAGCTGCCGCCCGATGCGTCGGTCGAAGGTCAGCCGAATTCGATGCCGGCGGCCAAGGCGCCCGCCAAGGTGCCGGAGAGGTCCTTCGTGCTCGACGGGCTGCTTTAGAGCGGTTCATGCACCACTTCGCTTACCGAGAAGGCATCCTCCATGCCGAGGATGTCGGCCTTGACGCCATCGCCGGCGCGGTCGGCACGCCGTTTTATTGCTATTCGACGGCGACCCTGACGCGGCATTTCAACGTCTTCTCGGCGGCCTTCGCCGACATGCCGACGCTCGTCTGCTACGCCATGAAGGCGAACTCCAACCAGGCGGTGCTGGCGACGCTGGCCCGCCTCGGCGCCGGCATGGATATCGTCTCGCGCGGCGAATTGCGCCGGGCGCGGGCCGCCGGCGTGCCTGGCGAGCGCATCGTCTTTTCCGGCATCGGCAAGACCCGCGAGGAAATGGCCGAGGCGCTCGATGCCGGCATCCTGTGCTTCAACGTCGAATCCGAGCCGGAGATGGAGGCGCTTTCCGAAGTTGCCGTCTCGCGCGGGCGCGCGGCGCCGGTCTCCGTCCGCGTCAATCCCGACGTCG
The Hyphomicrobiales bacterium DNA segment above includes these coding regions:
- a CDS encoding lipoprotein, with the translated sequence MTAKRRKGAGRAVAIGLVAAALALAGCGRKGSLELPPDASVEGQPNSMPAAKAPAKVPERSFVLDGLL
- a CDS encoding electron transfer flavoprotein subunit alpha/FixB family protein; this translates as MTVLLVAEHDNRSLKDATAKALTAARQIGGGVHVLLAGHNCSPAAEAAAKLDGVDKVLVADHAAYANQLAEPVAALIVPLMDGYDALFAAATTTGKNFMPRVAALLDVMQISEIITVESADTFTRPIYAGNAIETVQSSDPKKIITVRTAGFQASESGGSAPIETIAAAADPGLSSFVGEELSQSSRPELTSARIIISGGRGIASGENFRKYIEPVADRLGAAIGASRAAVDAGYISNDHQVGQTGKVVAPELYIAVGISGAIQHLAGMKDSKIIVAINKDEEAPIFQVADYGLVADLFKALPELDNALAEAGY
- the argH gene encoding argininosuccinate lyase, which gives rise to MTHETKSNTMWGGRFAAGPSAFMEEFNASIAFDWRLFRHDIAGSKAHAAMLAHRGIIAAQDARKIEHGLDTILSEIEAGKFDFKARLEDIHLNVEARLKELIGAPAGRLHTARSRNDQVATDLKLYVRDAIDALDGALRDFQHALAAKALAHAGAVMPGFTHLQSAQPVTFGHHLLAYVEMAGRDRGRLKDARKRLNESPLGAAALAGTSFPIDREMTAEALGFDRPAANSLDAVADRDFVLETLAAAGIAALHLSRLAEEIVLWSTPQFGFVKLSDAFTTGSSIMPQKRNPDAAELVRAKTGRILAAFTGLALVMKGLPLAYCKDLQEDKEPAFDALDTLALALQAMTGMVEDMAIDAKAMRKAAGAGYATATDLADWLTRALDLPFRDAHQVTGRLVKLAEQQGKALHRLSLADMRQVAPAITEDVYSVLSVDKSVRSRTSYGGTAPANVRRMARRWLKRLGKERP
- a CDS encoding cob(I)yrinic acid a,c-diamide adenosyltransferase, which gives rise to MVVLNKIYTRSGDKGTTVLTTGVRVSKSDLRIAAYGTVDETNACIGLARIHTAQEKRVDPMLARIQNDLFDLGADLSTPEDGSGKQALRVTEPQVARLEAEIDELNAALAPLRSFVLPGGTPAAAALHLARTVCRRAERLIVALAAREAESVGTPALKYVNRLSDFLFVAARYVNDRGAGDVLWVPGKNR
- a CDS encoding twin transmembrane helix small protein codes for the protein MSAEFVRSLVPFAVAAVAVVLLLGLWNMLRGGSGNLSQKLMRWRVVLQFLAIILIMAALYLVS
- a CDS encoding rhomboid family intramembrane serine protease, translated to MFVPLYDDNPLRHVRAQFVTYALIAANVFVFVAFQSDLVGADVEVTALSFGVIPAVLMDVEELAPEFVIIPAQLTLVTYMFLHGSWLHLIGNMLFLWVFGDNVEDATGHFRFLVFYLACGAFAALVHSVVLPDSELPLVGASGAVAGVIAAYLMLHPKVRIWVLLLWRIPVRLSAMWVLGVWVAIQVFNALTIRGDEVAWWAHVGGLAAGTTLILFLRRPGVPLFDKNLVRTGV
- a CDS encoding TlpA disulfide reductase family protein, whose protein sequence is MNSEGPIRKGRNRWLLAGGGLAAILMLAGVYVTLWPQGNGEGIAECHPSATVAAALKPLARGEMAALLVADEPAPAAEISFIDAAGTPRALADWAGRTVLVNLWATWCTPCKREMPALDRLQAELGGETFEVVAINLDLGGPDKGKTFYGEVGLKSLAYYHDPEARIFRAVNAIGMPTTLIVDGKGCEIARVAGPAEWASEDALALLRAAIGGT
- a CDS encoding 3-hydroxybutyryl-CoA dehydrogenase, which encodes MPKTIKKIAVVGAGQMGNGIAHVCALAGLKVALNDISIERIESGLATINGNMGRQVASKRISEADRDAALKRIVPVASLADLGDCDMVIESATEDEQIKCKIFAELCPHLRDDTILATNTSSISITRLASATDRPEQFIGVHFMNPVPVMELVELVRGIATGDETFEIAKKFAIGLGKTVTVAEDFPAFIVNRILMPMINEAVYTLYEGVGSVEAIDTAMRLGAHHPMGPLQLADFIGLDTCLSIMQVLYEGLADSKYRPCPLLVKYVEAGWLGRKTQRGFYDYRGETPVPTR
- a CDS encoding electron transfer flavoprotein subunit beta/FixA family protein; this encodes MKILVPVKRVVDFNVKIRVRSDGSGVELANVKMSMNPFDEIAVEEAIRLRERGVASEIIAVSIGPAQAQETIRTALAMGADRGILVKTDRPVEPLAVAKILKGIAEAEGPELIILGKQAIDDDANQTGQMLAALLGWAQGTFASKLEIADGKAAITREIDGGLQTVSLKTPAVVTTDLRLNEPRYASLPNIMKAKKKPIAEKTPADYGVDTAPRLKVLNTAEPPSRQAGVRLESAAELVGKLKKEAGVI